CGACGTGCCGGACGCTCGCGAGGAGAAAGTCGACTACCTCTGGTACGTCGGCGACTTCCCGAGTTACGACGAGCGCAACAAGCAGGTCGCTCGCTCGCTGGCGACGATCCTGCAGGAAGCCGACGTCAGCTTCGGCATCCTCTTCGACGACGAGAAGTACGACGGCAACGACATCCGTCGAGTCGGCGAGGAACTGTTTACGTCGAACTCGCCGGCCACCACGTCGAAACGTGGGAGGACTGCGAGTTCGACAACATCGTCTGTACGGACCCCCACTCCTACAACACGTTCGAGAACGAGTATCCGGAGCTCAACTTCGACGAGTTCGCCGACGACCCGATGATGCCCTTCGAGTACGACGAGCAGTGGAACGAAGACGGCGAGATCGAGGTCTACCACTGGACCCAGGCCGTCGAAGAACTGGTCAACGAGGGCAAGCTCGACCTCAATGGCACCGAGCTCGACTACACGGTCACCTACCACGATCCGTGCCATCTCGGCCGGTACAACGACGAGTACGAGGCCCCGCGGGAACTCATCCGCCACGGGCTGCGAACTCGACGAGATGCCCCGTAACCGCGACAACTCCTTCTGTTGTGGCGGGGCGGCGGCGGCCTCTGGATGGACTTCGAAGAGGAACCGAAGCCGAGCGAAGAGCGCATCCGCGAAGCCCTCGAGGACACGGACGCCGGAAGCGGCGTCGAGAAGTTCGTCGTCGCCTGCCCGATGTGCATGACGATGTACGAGGACGGTCGCAAGACCGGCGGCTACGAGGACGAGATCGAGATCGTCGACGTCGCCGAACTCATCGTCGAAGCCATCGGCGCCGAAGACGAAGCGGACCTCGAAATCGCGGCGGACTGATCGAGCGCCCGCCGGTTCCGATTCGATACTCCGCCCGTCGTAATCGCGTCCGACCGCTTTTTCCCGCCGCTCGAGCGTCGATCCGATAGTGCTTCGAGGCGCGTACGCGTCGCTCAGCGTCGAGCTATCGGGGAGTTAGTCGAAAACGCTGCGTCCGTCGAACCGATCCGTCGAAACGAGCGCTCAGTCGGAGCGACCGACCGTCGCCGTCGCGTCCTCGCACTCGGCTGCAACGGCGACGTTCTCGGTTCGCACCTCGCGGACGAACTCGAGGAAGTTGTCGAACACTAACTTGGCCTCGCAGGCCGCTTGGTAGTTCTCTTCGGTGATCTCTTCGAGGACCGACTGCCGGCGGTCGTCGGAGAGATCCTTGCGGTGGACGAGTTCGCGGGCGGTCTTGGCGTCGTACTCGGGGTGGAACTGGACGCCGAAGACCCGGTCCTTGCGGAAGCCGTGGTTGGAGTAGTGATTCTCGGCGAGGGGCTCGGCGCCGGGCGGCAGTTCCGAGACCTCGTCGGAGTGGCTGGTGAAAGCGGTGAACTCCCTGCTGATGTCGTCGAACAGCCGCGATTCGCCGTAGTGTTCGATCTCGCTGTAGCCGACCTCGTAGGCGCCCATGTCCTCGACGGTGCCGCCGAGGACGTCCGCCAGCAGCTGGTGGCCCCAACAGACGCCGAGGAACGGCATCCCGCGGTCGATCGCGTCGCCGACCCACTCCTTGATCGGCCGCATCCACTCGTCGTCCCAGTACACTGACGCTCGCGAGCCCGTGACGACGGCGCCGTCGTAGTCGAACCCGTCCGGAACCTCGCCCTCGGTGGCGTCGAACTCCGCGAGCGATGCGTCGAGTTCGCGTCGGAAGTTCCGCGTCGTGTTCTCGTCCCGGTGAGCCGCGTTCAGGACGGCAATACGAAGCTGATCCATCGTCCCGTATTGGCGACTCAGGGAAGATATGCCTTCTGTCCCAGACCGGGGTTGCCGCAACCGCGGACGGCTAGCGGGCTTCCCGAGCGGAGGCGGGCCTGTCAGGCACCGGTTACGAACGGCGGGAACGAGGCGAGGTCACTGCGGTCGATAGGTGCCGTTCTCGTCGCGTTGGTACCGGTCGCCCGTCTCGAACCAGCCGTCGGCGAACCGGCCGCGGTCGTCGGACTCGTCGTAGTCGTCGCGTTGCTCCTCGGCCGGGGCGTACCAGTTCTCGTCGTCGGTTCCGGCAGCGCTTACGTAGCCGTCGGCCACGACCGGCCCGGACAGCTCGAGTCGGCCCTCGGCCGCCCCCTCGAGGACGGTCCCCGACTCGTCGACCAGTCGCGCGCGACAGTCCGGCACGGGCGTGCCGACGTCGTCCGCAACGGTCGAGGTGTCGCCGGGATCGGCGGCTGCAGCGCCAGCGAACGACTGGGAGAACGCCGTCGGGCACTCGAGCCGACCCGCCGCGCGCGCGATCGGAATCTCCTGCTCGCGGTAGGCCTCGAGCGTGTCGTCGTCCAGCGCTCCCTCGACGATCACGCGCTCGAGCGAGTCGACCGCGTCGTCGAACCCCGACTCGGCGGCGAGGTCTCGAATCGCCGTCTCGCGGCCCGCCAGCAGCGTCGCCTCCTCCTCGGCGATCGCGGTCAGGGTGTCGCCGGGATCGAACGCCCGGTCGAGCAGCAGGGTCCCGCCGACGTACAGCGTCGACAGCGCGACGCGGACGAGCCCGTCGGGACTCGAGAGCGGCGGCGTCACCGGGACGACATCGGCGCTCGAGAGCCCCCACGCGACGAGCGCCGAGATGCAGTTCCACTCGAGCGCGGACGCCGAGTAGCCGGCGATCGGTCGACCGTCAGCGCCGTGAAGGAGCAAGAGCGGAGCGTCGACGTCGGACTCGCGGTCGCGTTCGTCCGGAGCGGGGACGGCGTCTCGGTCGGCCTCGGCGAGTTCCTCGAGGGTTACCGACCGATCGAACGGAACCGAGCGCACGAGGTCGCGCTGGGCCGCCTCGGAGACGACTAGATCGGGTTCGAGTAGGTCGAACGGCCGCTCGACGGACGCGGGCGTCAGCCAGTGAGAGACCGGGAAGACGGTGGCACCGAGGCGCCGACAGGCGAACAGGACGGCGAGCGACGCGACGCGATTGCGCGTGAGGAGACAGACGACATCGCCGGCGTCGATCCCCAGCGCGGAGAGGTGTTCGGCCGTCCGCGTCGCCATCGCCGAGAGTTCGCCGTAGGAGACGCGGTTCTCGTGGATCGTCTCCGCGGGGGCGTACAGCCGCTCTTCGGAGACGTCGACGACCGCCGTCCGTTCCGGGAACCGTTCGGCCCGCCGCGCCAGCGAGAGTGTCACGAACGGAACTGCCACCCTGGTCCCCGTAGTAGCTGGGGGGTCAATCGCAAGCACTCGAGCATTCGAGACAATCCCTCGTCCGTTCGCTCGCGCCTCGTCGCTCGTCTCGCACGTACAGCCGCTCTTCGGAGACGTCGACGACCGCCGTCCGTTCCGGAACCGTTCGGCCCGCCGCGCCAGCAGAGTGTCACGAACGGAACTGCCACCCTGGTCCCCGTAGTAGCTGGGGGGTCAATCGCAAGCACTCGAGCATTCGAGACAATCCCTCGTCCGTTCGCTCGCGCCTCGTCGCTCGTCTCGCAGCCGACCGAACCGCGCGAAGATACCACGTGTGTAGGCGCGTTCGTTATCTCGCTATCCGCAGTAGCAACCGCGATGAGCCGGGGAGATCCCGATTTCGATCCCGAAGCACCCGAAGAGAGCGAGATCGGGCGCGAAATGGTCGACCAGAGCACCGGTCTCGGATCGGTGGCCGCCCACCTCTATCGCGGGGAGGTCGAACGCGTCACCACGTGGCGCGGGCGCCTCGACGAGACGACGAACTGGGCGGTCACCGTCATGGCCGCCATCCTCGTCTACGCGTTCTCGAGCGACGGGACTTCGCACGCCATTCTGCTCGTCGGGATGCTCGTCATGGTCGTCTTCCTCGGGATCGAGGCGCGACGCTACCAGAGCTACGACGTGTGGCGCTCGCGTGCGCGATTACTACAGGAGAATCTCTTCGCGAACGCGCTCGATCCGTCTGTCGGCGTCGAACGGCCCCGATGGCGGGCGGAATTGAGCGAGGACTACCGCAATCCGTCGATCAAGATGCCGTACTCCGAAGCGCTCGGACGGCGGCTCCGGCGGGTGTACATCCCGTTACTAACGATCATGCTCGCCAGTTGGCTCTTCCGGATCGCGGCGTACCACCCCGGCCAGACGTGGCGACAGGCCGCGGCGCTGCCCGGAATACCGGGTCCGGTCGTGGTCGGCGTCGTCGTCCTGTGTGTCGGTCTCGCGACCGGACTCGCCATCTGGCCGCGGGAACGACGCGCCAAGGGCGAGGTCTCCGAGCGGAACTACGGCGAGTGGAAAGAGCGACAATGAGGAGATCGCTCGCCGACCGGAGGGGCGCGAGCGACGCCGACCACCGGCGACAACCGCGCTCGGCCAGCGCTACCCGAATCGAGTGAATCGCCTCGAGGTCAAGCGCCGAGGAATTCTCCTGGAGTTCCCGATAAAAGCAGCACAACAAAGCGGCCGCTGCACGTTCAGGAATCTAGATACATGCAGTCCGCGTGGTCGGCCGCGCCGTCGGTAGTCGCAGTCGCGATTCCGGACCTCCCGCTCGAGGAACCGGTCCTCGTGTTCACTCTAGCGCTGGCGATCTTCCTGGTCGGACCGCTGCTCGTCCGGCGACTCGGCCAGCCGGGAATCGTCGGCATCGTCCTGTTCGGAGCGCTCCTGGGCCCCGGCGGGACGGGACTGATCGCGCACAGCGACGCGATCGTCCTGCTCGGGGAAGTCGGGTTGATCTATCTCCTCTTTACGGTCGGACTCGAGCTCGATCTCCGGCAGTTCGCGGAGGATCCAGGCAGTGCGGCGCTGTTCGGACTCGTGAGCTTCGGGCTCCCGTTCGTCGTCGGGACGGCCGCCGTCATCGTTCTACTCGATCTCTCTCTACTCGCCGGACTGCTGCTGGCGGCCGTCTTCGCCTCGCACACGCTGTTGGCGTATCCGATCGTCAACCAGTACGACATCACGGGGAACCGGGCGGTGACGGCCGTCTTCGGCGGGATCCTGTTTACGGACACGCTCGCCCTGTTCGTCCTCGCGCTGGTCCGGAGCGCGGCCGAGACGGGACTCACCGCCGGCGTCGTCGTCGGGAAGGTCCTCGCGCTGGTCGCCCTGCTGGCCGGGGTCTGGGTCGTCGTCCCGCCGATCGCGCGTCGGTTCCTTCAAAACTTCAGCGAGGAGAGCTATTTCGAGTTCCTCTTCGTCGCCGTCGTCTTCTTCGGGGCGGCCAGCGTCGCGACGCTGCTCGACGTCGCGCCGATCCTCGGCGCGTTCGTCGCCGGGCTCGCGCTCAACCGGTTGATTCCCGAGGGCGGTACGCTGCTCTCCCGGATCGAGTTCGCGGGCAACGCCTTCTTCGTCCCCTTCTTCCTGCTGCACGTCGGCATGCTCGTCGACGCCACGGTGATCTTCCAGGGCCGGCGGACGCTCGAGGTGGCGGCGGTGATCGTCGGCGTCATGGTCGCCCTGAAGTGGGCCGCGGCGTGGCTCGTCGCCCGCGTGAAGGGGTACACCGCCGACGAACGGGACGTCATGTTCGGGCTCTCGATCGGCCAGGCCGCGGCGGCGCTGGCGATCACGCTGATCGGCTACGACGTCGGATTGTTCGACGCCGCAATCCTCAACGCGGTGGTGCTCATGCTGCTCGTGACCGCCGTCGCCAGCCCGTGGCTGACCAAACGCGCCGGCCAGCGGCTCGCGCTGGCCGACGACGTCGAGCCGGGCGATGACGCGCCCGCGGACCCGCGTATCCTGCTGCCGATTTCCCACGCCGCCGACCGCCAACGGCACCTGCTCGAGCTGGCCCTGCTGCTCAAGGACGACGAGCGCGAGGAGCCGATCCACACGCTGACGGTCGTCCGGCCCGATCGGAGCGGCGATCCCGACCGCGCGGTCGACGAGGCCTACACCGACCTCGAGGAGCTCACCGCGGCCGGGAGCGAGGCCGAGGTCCCCGTCGCTCCGGAGATCCGCGTCGACCACAACCCCGCCTCCGGGATCGTCCGCGGCGCCGTCGAGGTGCAGGCGGACCTGCTCCTGCTGGGCTGGGACGCCCAGCGATCGCTCGGCCAGCGACTGTTCGGGAGCGTCATCGATCAGGTGTTAGATCGGACGACCGACCCGGTGGTGGTCGCTCGACTCGGCCATCCGGTCAACACGACCGACCGGCTCTTCGTCGTCCTGCCCGAGGGGATCGACCACCACGAGGGGTTCTTCGAGAGCGTCGCCCTGCTCAAGCGGCTCGCGGACCGGCTCGGCGCGCCGCTGACGGTCCTCGCGGTCGGGGGGTCGGCCCACCAGTACGAGCGGCTCTTCGACCTGGTCGAGCCGGAACTGGACGCCGAGTTCCGCGACCTGAACTCGTGGCGGGCGCTACACTCGACCCTCGAGGACGAGGCGACGGCGAACGATCTGGTCAGCGTGATCTCCTCGCGACCGGGCAGCGTCGGCTGGCACGATCAGCTCCGGGAGCTGCCCTACCGACTGGCGGCGCTTCCGCCGGAGTCGTTCGTTCTGCTTCATCCGCGGGAAGACGATCCGGAGTACGATCGGCAGTTCCTGCGGTTCAAGTGAGCGCCGGCGGCCGTTCGATCCCGAATCGGTCGCGTCCTATTCGTCGTCGGTGTGGGCCTCGAGGAATCCGAGCAACCGATCGTTGACCGTCCGCGAGCGCTCGATAAACGCCAGGTGGCCGGCGTCCTCGAGGGCGGCGAACTCACCGCGGGGCAATCCGTCCGCCAGCGCCCGGCCGGCCGACGGCGACACCAGTTCGTCCGCGTCGCCGTGGATCACCTGCGTCGGCTGGGTCACCTCGACGAGCCACTCGGTCGCGTCGAATCCCTCGAGAGCCGCAATCTGCGCCTCCCAGCCCGCTCGATTAGCGTCTCCGTCGGCCCGCCAGTCGACGATTCCCTCGCACACGTCGGCGGGCTGGCTCTCGAGGAACTCGGCTGAGAGGCCCGCCTCGAGCGAGTCGGCGAGCGCGTCGCGGTCGTCCGGCGGCGCGAACAGCGGCTCGAGGTCGAACTGCGCTCCTCGGGGCGCGGTGCCAAACAGCGTCAGCGTCGCGACGCGACTCGAGGTCCGGGCGGCCTCGAGGGCGACGGCCCCGCCGAGCCCGCAGCCGACGAGGTGGGCATTGGGAATCTCGCAGGCCGAGAGGACGGCCTCGAGGTCGGCGGCGAGCGTCTCGAGGGCGTAGGGCCCGTCGGGCGCGTCCGAGCGGCCGGTGCCCCGGAGGTCCCAGACGACGGCCTCGTACGGGCCGGCGACGGCGGCGTGTTGCCAGCCCCAGCACCAGCCGCCGAGGCCGGCTTCGGGGACGAAGACCACTGGGTCGCCCTCGCCGGCGCGGTCGTAGTACAGCGAGGTGTTCCCGTTCGTTGCGGTGGGCATACGGAACGTGTGGCAGCCGAGAAAGGCGACGGTTTCGATTCCGTGCGGTCCTCAGCGATGGCAGCCGGTACTATCCGCAGAAATTATAACTAATCTACCATTCTCATCGTTGAACACTCTACGGACAGTATAACTTGATGTCCAATATTAAGGGAAATTATAAATACAGGAAATATTATATCTCTGGTATGGGGTTCGAAAAAGAACGATTGGGTGCAGTATTCTTCGCCGTACTACTGGCGACCTCGCTGGTCGCTATGCCCGCACTCGCGAGCGGACCGAGTGCGAGTGCGGCGGACGAGCAACGGTCTCCGTTCGCAGTCCAGCCCGGTAACTCTCCCGGGCCTAACGATGGATCGCTCGGTCAGAAGGGCGGTGGACCACCGGGTCAAGACGGACCGCCGGGACACGACCGCGGCGATGCAAACGTCACGGTTCCGAATCTCGAGGAGAACACGACGCTCGAGACGATCCTCGCTGCGACTGAACGCCTCGAGGAGCTCGATATTGCGGACGACGACGACGCGACGGCGGCGGCGAACGATACCGTCGCGGCGATCAATGCTTCGCTGCACGAGTACCGTCGGGCCCGATACGCTGATTCGCAGGCGGCCTTCAAACACTTGGCTGACGCACAGCAGGCGCTCGCGACACTGCGGAGCGAAGTCGATGCGGACGACGAAGCGGTCGTCGATGCGATTAGCGAAGAACTGTACACGGCGGGCAACGCGAGCGCTCGCCTCGCCGTCTCCGATGCGACCGCTGTCGTCGCCGAAAACGAAGGCGAGTTCCGCAATCGCGGACAGCGACAGAAGGTCGAGAGTGCACTCGGAAACGCCATCAATGCCCTCGAACGGGCCGATAGGACCGTTTCGCGGGACACCTCTGGGAAGGGAAAGAAACGAGGCAAGTCCGCTGACCGATCGATCGGTCCGGACGACCGCGCGAAAGCGTTGTCGCACCTCGAGAACGCCTGGAAGCACACGGAGCGAGCGTTCGACGCGGTCGAAGCAAACACCGAACCCTCGCTGTCGCTGACGCAGGGGCGCCCATTCGAACGAAACGGGACGGTCCAAGTGTCGCTTCAGGCAATCCTGACCGACGTTCGTCCCTATAACTACGATAACGCCACGGTGACGGTCGATGGAAACGCCGACGTCGATCCCGTTTCGTTCACTACCAGCGAAAAAGCGGGAACGACTGCGATCGGATCGACGGTCGTCGATCTGGGGGCCGACCCCGAAAATGTGACCGTTACGGTGGCAGCGACGGCGGACCACGACGCCGACCGAACGGTCGAAGCGACCCACGAGATTCGTATTACGGAGGACGATATCGTGTGGGAACGGCCCGCCCCCGACGAATACCAGACCGTTGAAGCCGTCGACGAATCCTCTGGCGTTTCAGTCGCCGTCGGCGGGGACGGCCTCCACGAGACCGACATCTCGGTTTCCGACGAGACGCCCGCGACCGATAGCGCGTACCGTGCCGGACCGATGGTACGCATCGAGAACGCGACGCCGATCGACGAGGCGACCGTCGAGATTCCCCTCGACGGCGAGGCGCTCGAGCGCGAGGGGAACCTCTCGATCGTCACGTGGGATCCCCACAGCGACGAGCCGTGGACGCCGGTCGAGACCGAGATCGACCGCGACGCCGGCGTCGCGACCGCCGACGTCGACCACTTCTCCTTTTTCTCGGTGTTCCGGATCGACGACTGGGAGGATCGGACGAGCGATACGATCACGCTCGACGACGAACACCTCGACGACGGCGTCGGGAACGGCACCGAGATCGAGAACGCCGATTTCGTCTTCGTACTCGACGAGAGCGGCAGTATGAGCGGTGCGCCGATCGACTACGCCGAAGACGCCGCCAAGCGCTTCGTCGGCGCGCTCACCGACGACGAACGCGCCGGGCTGGTCGGCTACGACTCGAGTGCGAGCCTCGATCAGTCGCTGACGACCGACCACGACGCGCTCAACCGCAGCCTCGAGCGCCTGGACGCCGGCGGCGGTACCCACACCGAAGCCGGCCTCCGCGTCGGCCTCGATCACCTCGAGAGCGCGGGCTGGGAGAACCGCTCGGACGTGATGATCCTGTTGTCTGACGGGAAGTCCAACAGCGACTCCGATCCGCTATCGGTCGCCGAAGACGCCGCCGACGCCGGCATCGAGATCAGTACGATCGGCCTCGGGAACAGCATCGACGAGAACGAACTCCGCGAGATCGCGGCCATCACCGGCGGCGACTTCCACCACGTCGAACGGGAGGAAGACCTCCCCGAGACGTTCGAGCGCGTCGCCGAAAATCAGACCGGCGTCGACCTGCGGGATACCAACGGCGACGGGATTCCAGATCTCGTCGCCGAGATGGATCTCTCGATGCCGACCGGCGAACCCGGCGTCGTCGGCGAACCGCTGAACCTCGATCCGATCGCCTTAGATACCAGCGGCGACGGCATCCGCGACAACGAGACCGTCGACATCGATTATCGAGTCTACGAGGAGAACAACGAGACGAAGCTCACTGCACAGGTCACCTATGCCGAGCATCATCCGGCACGGATCGATACGACTGGCGACGGATTGACGGATCGCGAACAACTCGACGGCTGGGAGATCGAGGTCGTCGACAACTGGGAGGACGCGAAGGCTCTCGAAGAAGCACTTCACGAGGAGGGCGATCCAGTTCTCGAACCGTACTTTACATCGAAGACTGCATCAGCCGATCCGTTAGTTAGCGACACTACTGGAAACGGTCTCACCGATGCCGAGCAGGTTACACTCGGAACGGATCCCGCTGCAGTCGATACGACGGGTGACGGTCTCTCGGACGCGTACGCCAGCGAATCGTTCCAAGAGGATCCAACGGTCTTTACCACCACACCGCCGCGGATCACGGCACTTGACGCCGACGAGGAAACCATCACGGAATGGCGAACGAAAGATGTGCTTTGGTGGACGGTCTCGTACCCCGTTTACACCTACGAGTACGAGTTCGAGTACACGATCGAAGACGAGGCGGGTCTCTCCCGGAGCGAGTTGACGAAAGACGGCCGGAGCTGGGACACTAACTACTATCGCGGTATCGAGGAAGTAGACGAATACACGCGCTTTACGTCGGCGTACGAAGGGTTCATCGCCGATTCGCTACGCGGTGCCGAGGTCTACATCGAAGTTGCCGACGTCCACGGAAACGAAGACAAGGTTCGCGCGTTCCAGAAGAATGCGTTCTATACCGACCTCGCCGAGGAGTACGCCACCGGCTCGCTGTCGGCCGGGACGACGGGAGCGCTCTCCGGGTTCACACACGGGGCATCGGAAACGGCGGATCTCCTCGTCTTGGTGTTCACCCGGCCCCACGACACATACGAGTCGTTACAGGAGGTTCGAGACGCGCTCGGGGAGACGACGGTCAGAGAGATCGTCGAAGGCCTCCCCGAGAGCGTCAGGGAGCAGCAACGTCAGGAGAATCCCTTCAACCCGTACACGGAGACGGCCAAACACGACGCGTTCGCTGACGGCTGGTACACCGGCTACAGCCTGCACTTCGCCGCTTCGATGGCATACGGCGGCTCCGTGACCAAGGCTGCCAGAAACCCCGACGAACTCATCGACGCGCTCCGACAGGCGCGTCGCAGCGTCGGCGATCTCTCGAGCGGCCTACGATCGGGATCGAAGACGGGACTGACGAGAAAGGCGATGACCGACGGCGGACAGTCGACCGACGACTTCCTTCGCAGTACTGGGTCGGCCGGTTCGTCGAAGAAAGCGAGTGATGCCGTCGAAGAAATTCCGGAATCACGGTTCTCAGAGTTAGTCGACGTTCACGAGCAGCTCGGTCAGTTCCTTACACGCCACGGTGATAGCGGAGCCGAGGCCGTCGCGAGACTGTCGGCTGACGATGTCCGCAAAGTCCTTCGATTCGATCGAGCGACGCAATATAAGTTCGTCTACGTCCTTCGGAATAAGGAGAACCTCCGGTTAGTCGATGATTCGGTTACCCCACAGGATCTAATACGCATCCAAGAAAACGGTAACTTACTCGAGACGCAACTGATTGC
This portion of the Haloterrigena gelatinilytica genome encodes:
- a CDS encoding vWA domain-containing protein; translated protein: MGFEKERLGAVFFAVLLATSLVAMPALASGPSASAADEQRSPFAVQPGNSPGPNDGSLGQKGGGPPGQDGPPGHDRGDANVTVPNLEENTTLETILAATERLEELDIADDDDATAAANDTVAAINASLHEYRRARYADSQAAFKHLADAQQALATLRSEVDADDEAVVDAISEELYTAGNASARLAVSDATAVVAENEGEFRNRGQRQKVESALGNAINALERADRTVSRDTSGKGKKRGKSADRSIGPDDRAKALSHLENAWKHTERAFDAVEANTEPSLSLTQGRPFERNGTVQVSLQAILTDVRPYNYDNATVTVDGNADVDPVSFTTSEKAGTTAIGSTVVDLGADPENVTVTVAATADHDADRTVEATHEIRITEDDIVWERPAPDEYQTVEAVDESSGVSVAVGGDGLHETDISVSDETPATDSAYRAGPMVRIENATPIDEATVEIPLDGEALEREGNLSIVTWDPHSDEPWTPVETEIDRDAGVATADVDHFSFFSVFRIDDWEDRTSDTITLDDEHLDDGVGNGTEIENADFVFVLDESGSMSGAPIDYAEDAAKRFVGALTDDERAGLVGYDSSASLDQSLTTDHDALNRSLERLDAGGGTHTEAGLRVGLDHLESAGWENRSDVMILLSDGKSNSDSDPLSVAEDAADAGIEISTIGLGNSIDENELREIAAITGGDFHHVEREEDLPETFERVAENQTGVDLRDTNGDGIPDLVAEMDLSMPTGEPGVVGEPLNLDPIALDTSGDGIRDNETVDIDYRVYEENNETKLTAQVTYAEHHPARIDTTGDGLTDREQLDGWEIEVVDNWEDAKALEEALHEEGDPVLEPYFTSKTASADPLVSDTTGNGLTDAEQVTLGTDPAAVDTTGDGLSDAYASESFQEDPTVFTTTPPRITALDADEETITEWRTKDVLWWTVSYPVYTYEYEFEYTIEDEAGLSRSELTKDGRSWDTNYYRGIEEVDEYTRFTSAYEGFIADSLRGAEVYIEVADVHGNEDKVRAFQKNAFYTDLAEEYATGSLSAGTTGALSGFTHGASETADLLVLVFTRPHDTYESLQEVRDALGETTVREIVEGLPESVREQQRQENPFNPYTETAKHDAFADGWYTGYSLHFAASMAYGGSVTKAARNPDELIDALRQARRSVGDLSSGLRSGSKTGLTRKAMTDGGQSTDDFLRSTGSAGSSKKASDAVEEIPESRFSELVDVHEQLGQFLTRHGDSGAEAVARLSADDVRKVLRFDRATQYKFVYVLRNKENLRLVDDSVTPQDLIRIQENGNLLETQLIAKRGDDVESVRWMELGDADAGMIHVNGRHISGQIGLDQKSITSFFPVGQTVKGRQLPATMSQNDVYELIHRATKEGQPQSGPGDTTIYRFEPESSTGVSEMRVDVEQGQIITALPEEGSGVKKWVPDLDGSGGWLDER
- a CDS encoding class I adenylate-forming enzyme family protein, with the protein product MTLSLARRAERFPERTAVVDVSEERLYAPAETIHENRVSYGELSAMATRTAEHLSALGIDAGDVVCLLTRNRVASLAVLFACRRLGATVFPVSHWLTPASVERPFDLLEPDLVVSEAAQRDLVRSVPFDRSVTLEELAEADRDAVPAPDERDRESDVDAPLLLLHGADGRPIAGYSASALEWNCISALVAWGLSSADVVPVTPPLSSPDGLVRVALSTLYVGGTLLLDRAFDPGDTLTAIAEEEATLLAGRETAIRDLAAESGFDDAVDSLERVIVEGALDDDTLEAYREQEIPIARAAGRLECPTAFSQSFAGAAAADPGDTSTVADDVGTPVPDCRARLVDESGTVLEGAAEGRLELSGPVVADGYVSAAGTDDENWYAPAEEQRDDYDESDDRGRFADGWFETGDRYQRDENGTYRPQ
- a CDS encoding alpha/beta fold hydrolase, with the translated sequence MPTATNGNTSLYYDRAGEGDPVVFVPEAGLGGWCWGWQHAAVAGPYEAVVWDLRGTGRSDAPDGPYALETLAADLEAVLSACEIPNAHLVGCGLGGAVALEAARTSSRVATLTLFGTAPRGAQFDLEPLFAPPDDRDALADSLEAGLSAEFLESQPADVCEGIVDWRADGDANRAGWEAQIAALEGFDATEWLVEVTQPTQVIHGDADELVSPSAGRALADGLPRGEFAALEDAGHLAFIERSRTVNDRLLGFLEAHTDDE
- a CDS encoding cation:proton antiporter, translating into MQSAWSAAPSVVAVAIPDLPLEEPVLVFTLALAIFLVGPLLVRRLGQPGIVGIVLFGALLGPGGTGLIAHSDAIVLLGEVGLIYLLFTVGLELDLRQFAEDPGSAALFGLVSFGLPFVVGTAAVIVLLDLSLLAGLLLAAVFASHTLLAYPIVNQYDITGNRAVTAVFGGILFTDTLALFVLALVRSAAETGLTAGVVVGKVLALVALLAGVWVVVPPIARRFLQNFSEESYFEFLFVAVVFFGAASVATLLDVAPILGAFVAGLALNRLIPEGGTLLSRIEFAGNAFFVPFFLLHVGMLVDATVIFQGRRTLEVAAVIVGVMVALKWAAAWLVARVKGYTADERDVMFGLSIGQAAAALAITLIGYDVGLFDAAILNAVVLMLLVTAVASPWLTKRAGQRLALADDVEPGDDAPADPRILLPISHAADRQRHLLELALLLKDDEREEPIHTLTVVRPDRSGDPDRAVDEAYTDLEELTAAGSEAEVPVAPEIRVDHNPASGIVRGAVEVQADLLLLGWDAQRSLGQRLFGSVIDQVLDRTTDPVVVARLGHPVNTTDRLFVVLPEGIDHHEGFFESVALLKRLADRLGAPLTVLAVGGSAHQYERLFDLVEPELDAEFRDLNSWRALHSTLEDEATANDLVSVISSRPGSVGWHDQLRELPYRLAALPPESFVLLHPREDDPEYDRQFLRFK
- a CDS encoding DUF2270 domain-containing protein, with protein sequence MSRGDPDFDPEAPEESEIGREMVDQSTGLGSVAAHLYRGEVERVTTWRGRLDETTNWAVTVMAAILVYAFSSDGTSHAILLVGMLVMVVFLGIEARRYQSYDVWRSRARLLQENLFANALDPSVGVERPRWRAELSEDYRNPSIKMPYSEALGRRLRRVYIPLLTIMLASWLFRIAAYHPGQTWRQAAALPGIPGPVVVGVVVLCVGLATGLAIWPRERRAKGEVSERNYGEWKERQ
- a CDS encoding type 1 glutamine amidotransferase; the encoded protein is MDQLRIAVLNAAHRDENTTRNFRRELDASLAEFDATEGEVPDGFDYDGAVVTGSRASVYWDDEWMRPIKEWVGDAIDRGMPFLGVCWGHQLLADVLGGTVEDMGAYEVGYSEIEHYGESRLFDDISREFTAFTSHSDEVSELPPGAEPLAENHYSNHGFRKDRVFGVQFHPEYDAKTARELVHRKDLSDDRRQSVLEEITEENYQAACEAKLVFDNFLEFVREVRTENVAVAAECEDATATVGRSD